In Candidatus Zixiibacteriota bacterium, one DNA window encodes the following:
- a CDS encoding outer membrane beta-barrel protein, whose translation MKKWGMVAAAAVLGLVVAMSGTANAQFVKGQFLVGPGAGAAIPMGDFGDAADIGFGFGGVGDYMLTPNLAVGADFMYNMLGAKVEEDLEDVSVDDFKLLQITGHAKYFFGQDGAKMTPYLFGGAGFYNMKGGVSVDIGDIDLDVSASSTEFGVNGGAGMLFKAGEKMKVGVQGAFHNVMTEGDATQYISAGAFLLFTFGAQQ comes from the coding sequence ATGAAGAAGTGGGGAATGGTTGCGGCCGCGGCAGTCTTGGGACTCGTCGTGGCGATGTCGGGGACGGCCAACGCGCAGTTCGTGAAGGGGCAGTTCCTTGTCGGACCGGGGGCCGGTGCTGCCATCCCGATGGGGGATTTCGGTGATGCCGCCGACATCGGGTTTGGATTCGGTGGGGTTGGCGACTACATGTTGACGCCCAACCTCGCGGTCGGCGCCGACTTCATGTACAACATGCTGGGCGCGAAGGTCGAGGAAGACCTGGAAGACGTGAGCGTCGACGACTTCAAGCTCTTGCAGATCACAGGCCATGCCAAGTACTTCTTTGGGCAGGACGGCGCCAAGATGACGCCGTATTTGTTCGGCGGCGCCGGCTTCTACAACATGAAGGGTGGTGTTTCGGTCGATATCGGCGACATCGATCTCGATGTCAGCGCCTCGAGCACCGAATTCGGCGTCAACGGCGGCGCCGGCATGCTCTTCAAGGCCGGTGAGAAAATGAAGGTGGGGGTCCAAGGGGCCTTCCACAACGTCATGACCGAGGGCGACGCTACCCAGTACATCAGCGCGGGGGCCTTCCTGCTGTTCACATTCGGCGCCCAGCAATAG